One Tolypothrix bouteillei VB521301 DNA window includes the following coding sequences:
- a CDS encoding sugar transferase, with the protein MYQISYTTVIEGAAANTWDLQLKPHASVNSKFKRLLDILGSLVGLLILAIVFLPVAIAIKLDSPGPIFFSQERYGLHGRSFRLWKFRSMVSNAEQLKSIVKNEANGLIFKNKNDFRVTKVGRFLRSTSLDELPQFWNVLVGEMSLVGTRPPTADEVAQYNQRHWQRLNVKPGLTGEWQVNGRSHIKDFEQVVDLDLQYQKKWYPLYDLLLITRTFIILIGRVGAF; encoded by the coding sequence ATGTACCAGATATCTTACACAACTGTTATTGAAGGTGCAGCTGCTAATACTTGGGATTTGCAACTAAAACCTCATGCTTCTGTCAACTCCAAATTTAAACGTCTCTTAGATATCCTAGGAAGTTTAGTAGGACTACTGATTCTTGCAATTGTATTCCTACCCGTGGCAATAGCAATTAAACTAGATAGCCCCGGACCAATCTTCTTTTCTCAAGAACGTTACGGGCTTCACGGACGCTCCTTCCGCCTGTGGAAATTCCGCTCCATGGTTTCAAATGCCGAACAATTGAAATCAATAGTAAAAAATGAAGCCAACGGTCTCATTTTTAAAAATAAAAATGATTTTAGAGTGACAAAAGTAGGACGGTTTTTAAGAAGTACGAGCTTGGATGAGTTACCACAGTTTTGGAATGTTCTTGTAGGCGAAATGAGTTTGGTAGGTACTCGTCCCCCTACAGCAGATGAGGTAGCCCAATACAATCAACGCCACTGGCAACGGTTAAATGTAAAACCTGGGTTAACTGGTGAATGGCAAGTCAACGGTCGCTCTCACATCAAAGATTTTGAGCAAGTTGTGGATCTAGACTTGCAATATCAAAAGAAGTGGTATCCGTTGTACGATTTACTTTTGATTACCCGGACATTTATCATCCTTATAGGTCGAGTTGGAGCTTTCTAG
- a CDS encoding alpha/beta fold hydrolase translates to MNVTRDLSTESLSLSNSLQTNNGILSNKEALLVLSQNSFSSYCSALTHSTASVTSQEFVSQEIAEEQTQRELPGEIAGDIANWGLTEDGSEAKPRYYKDGVHLYRFDANGRTYQGIEYAKETILVIHGWKNSSDDEIFRNLQQELAKQNPSKQVLALDWREPANHDEDKGLQPKYTSGSVAPVAQWAARTLNNLEITARQLSVVGFSLGAYVAAEIGFLLGKVAHLTALDPANEASSYDIDGNTFGQQKPKPFGDVAYESLAVVVSDESGGFAGDNNYAATANSSFLLRFRGDNWNEYDRNVKYHTGVVEVYTDFISRQRSLPAFESNRFDNNGGNGSIHEGCFNINRRDEHWYEDGFDYFSGSTQLRRWV, encoded by the coding sequence ATGAACGTTACCAGGGACTTATCAACTGAGAGCTTATCACTTTCCAATAGTTTGCAGACTAACAATGGAATTTTATCTAACAAAGAAGCACTTTTAGTATTAAGTCAAAATTCCTTTTCATCTTATTGCTCTGCTCTGACTCATAGCACTGCATCAGTCACTTCCCAAGAATTTGTGAGTCAAGAGATTGCTGAAGAGCAAACTCAAAGGGAATTGCCTGGTGAAATAGCAGGAGATATTGCTAATTGGGGATTAACAGAAGATGGAAGTGAAGCTAAACCAAGATACTATAAAGATGGCGTTCATCTCTACCGTTTTGATGCTAACGGACGAACCTACCAAGGGATTGAGTACGCAAAAGAGACAATCCTGGTGATTCATGGTTGGAAAAACTCGTCTGACGATGAGATTTTTCGCAATTTACAGCAAGAACTGGCTAAACAAAATCCTTCCAAACAAGTCTTAGCTCTAGATTGGCGAGAGCCAGCAAATCATGACGAAGACAAGGGTCTGCAACCTAAATATACATCAGGCTCTGTTGCCCCAGTTGCTCAATGGGCTGCTAGAACTCTTAATAACTTGGAAATAACAGCTCGGCAGTTGAGTGTTGTAGGTTTTAGCCTCGGAGCATATGTTGCTGCCGAAATTGGCTTTCTTTTGGGCAAAGTTGCTCATCTTACAGCTTTAGATCCTGCCAATGAAGCTAGTAGTTATGATATTGATGGCAATACTTTTGGTCAGCAAAAACCCAAGCCTTTTGGAGATGTGGCTTATGAATCGTTAGCAGTCGTCGTGTCAGACGAAAGCGGAGGTTTTGCTGGTGATAACAACTATGCAGCTACTGCCAATAGTTCTTTTCTGTTACGTTTTCGTGGGGATAATTGGAATGAATATGACCGGAATGTCAAGTACCATACTGGAGTGGTAGAAGTGTATACAGATTTCATTTCTCGCCAGCGCAGCCTACCTGCTTTTGAGTCCAATCGCTTCGACAACAATGGAGGTAATGGCTCAATCCATGAAGGTTGCTTTAATATCAACCGTCGTGATGAACATTGGTATGAGGATGGTTTTGACTATTTTTCAGGCTCAACCCAATTGAGACGTTGGGTTTGA
- the devC gene encoding ABC transporter permease DevC yields the protein MIKLIQQLCRRTPLGWLQLSHEKSRLLVALSGITFADVLMFMQLGFHTALYDSNTRLHRSLRADIVLISPQARNLQSLSVFSRRRLYQAMDIPGVKSAEAIYFYNMIWKNPQTHREMGVLAIGFNPDKPAFDLPDVNQQLQAVKFPDTVLFDRGSRGDYQKVITQVARGKTLTTEIEGRTVTITGLYKVGASFGAESNLITSDRNFLRLFPRRQSSSISLGLIEVKQGYEPKKVAAMLQAYLRNDVRVLTHAEFVEFENNFWRKNSPIGFIFSLGVSMGFVVGVILVYQVLSADVNSHVKEYATLKAMGYCDRYLLCVIFEEALILAILGFIPGTVVSLGLYHLTRTATNLPMYMTAVRGLQVLILTIIMSSLSGAIATRKLRSTDPADMF from the coding sequence GTGATAAAACTAATCCAACAATTGTGCCGGCGAACACCTTTAGGATGGCTGCAACTCAGTCATGAAAAAAGCCGTCTGCTTGTGGCATTATCTGGTATAACCTTTGCTGACGTTCTCATGTTCATGCAGTTAGGTTTTCATACTGCACTGTATGACAGCAATACCAGATTGCATCGCAGTTTACGAGCAGATATTGTTTTAATAAGTCCACAAGCTCGGAATTTACAAAGTTTGTCTGTCTTTTCTCGTCGGCGATTGTATCAAGCAATGGATATACCGGGGGTAAAGTCAGCAGAAGCAATATATTTCTACAACATGATTTGGAAAAACCCGCAAACCCATCGAGAAATGGGGGTGTTAGCAATTGGATTTAATCCAGATAAGCCAGCTTTTGACTTACCTGATGTTAACCAACAATTACAAGCTGTTAAATTTCCCGATACGGTTTTGTTCGATCGCGGTTCTAGAGGTGATTATCAAAAGGTCATTACTCAAGTAGCGCGAGGTAAAACCCTAACAACTGAAATAGAAGGGCGAACCGTTACTATTACTGGTTTATATAAAGTAGGGGCTTCTTTTGGAGCAGAAAGTAACTTAATTACCAGCGATCGAAACTTTTTACGTCTATTCCCCAGAAGACAATCCAGCAGCATTAGTTTGGGTTTGATTGAGGTCAAACAAGGATACGAGCCAAAAAAGGTAGCAGCTATGTTGCAAGCTTACCTGAGAAATGATGTCAGAGTGCTAACACATGCAGAATTTGTGGAGTTTGAAAACAATTTCTGGAGAAAAAATTCCCCGATAGGATTTATTTTTAGTCTGGGTGTCTCTATGGGGTTTGTAGTAGGTGTAATTCTTGTCTATCAAGTTTTATCTGCAGATGTTAACAGTCACGTGAAAGAATATGCAACTCTAAAAGCCATGGGCTATTGCGATCGCTATTTACTCTGTGTCATCTTTGAAGAAGCTCTAATTTTGGCAATACTGGGCTTTATTCCGGGAACAGTTGTGTCTTTAGGGCTTTACCATCTCACTCGCACCGCGACAAATTTGCCCATGTATATGACAGCCGTGCGTGGATTACAGGTGCTAATACTAACTATTATCATGTCTAGTCTTTCCGGTGCGATCGCAACTCGCAAACTTCGCTCTACCGATCCTGCGGATATGTTTTAG
- the surE gene encoding 5'/3'-nucleotidase SurE, with protein sequence MTFILTNDDGIDAPGIRALLKAVNSQEVLIVAPRDHLSGCGHQVTTTQAIHVNRRSDNEYAIAGTPADCVRIALSHICPNIKWVLSGINAGGNLGVDAYISGTVAAVREATMNGIPGIAVSHYRKRNVVVDWDVLARWTSRVLADLLNRPLESKTFWNVNLPHLMPGEPEPEVVFCQPCTKPLPINYRIEGENFYYYGEYAKRDRTPGSDVDICFSGKIAVTQLKI encoded by the coding sequence ATGACCTTTATTCTTACAAATGACGACGGGATCGATGCTCCTGGGATTCGCGCACTTCTAAAAGCCGTCAATAGTCAAGAAGTTCTGATTGTCGCCCCAAGAGATCACCTCTCTGGCTGCGGACACCAAGTCACTACCACTCAAGCAATTCATGTTAACCGACGCTCAGACAATGAGTACGCCATTGCAGGCACTCCTGCAGATTGTGTCAGAATCGCACTGTCACATATTTGCCCAAATATCAAATGGGTACTATCTGGCATCAATGCTGGAGGAAATCTCGGAGTTGATGCCTACATTTCCGGTACTGTTGCTGCCGTGCGAGAAGCTACAATGAACGGTATTCCCGGAATTGCGGTGTCTCACTATCGCAAACGTAATGTAGTCGTGGATTGGGATGTTCTGGCAAGATGGACATCTCGTGTTTTGGCTGATTTACTCAACCGTCCTTTAGAATCAAAGACCTTCTGGAACGTCAACCTACCCCACCTTATGCCAGGAGAACCCGAGCCAGAAGTTGTGTTTTGTCAACCCTGTACAAAACCGTTGCCTATCAACTACCGTATTGAAGGTGAGAATTTTTACTATTATGGAGAGTATGCCAAACGCGATCGCACTCCTGGTAGTGACGTGGATATATGTTTTTCAGGTAAAATTGCCGTGACTCAGTTAAAGATTTAA
- a CDS encoding aromatic ring-hydroxylating oxygenase subunit alpha — MNYKTQKFISTCKLKIFNNPEVFIEGWYWVMPSNNLRIGEVKPVTILGKELTIYRGENKKVTIADAYCPHMGAHLSEGKIEGNTLRCFFHHWKFDAEGNCVSIPCLDKPLPVKLKIWPTAEKYGLIWIWTGKTPQQSIPFTPELEQKKYDIAFGPRIIVNCHPNVVMINAIDLQHFNTVHKLATEIIFKNQELNQNAILFNNTKYDGRASFYLKLIRPFYKGTIKYSICYWYGSTGIATISTSFFRLHLMFALRLLQEGKTEVQPLLLMNRRKGIISLIFSRAILWLTHIFGIHFIKGDTKIFQTIQFNFKTPLKIDRPIIQLIDHVERQKPLQWGTWEDI; from the coding sequence ATGAATTATAAGACACAAAAATTTATATCTACGTGTAAATTAAAAATTTTTAATAATCCAGAAGTGTTTATTGAAGGATGGTATTGGGTGATGCCATCTAACAATTTACGAATAGGTGAAGTCAAACCTGTAACAATCTTAGGCAAAGAGTTAACGATTTATCGTGGTGAAAATAAAAAAGTCACTATCGCAGATGCTTACTGTCCGCACATGGGTGCTCATTTGTCAGAAGGCAAAATTGAGGGGAATACGTTACGCTGTTTTTTTCATCACTGGAAGTTTGACGCTGAAGGGAACTGTGTTAGTATTCCGTGTTTGGATAAGCCACTTCCTGTGAAGTTAAAAATCTGGCCCACTGCTGAGAAGTACGGATTGATTTGGATCTGGACTGGAAAAACACCACAACAATCTATCCCTTTTACGCCAGAGTTAGAACAAAAAAAGTATGATATTGCTTTTGGACCTCGGATAATCGTGAACTGCCATCCTAATGTTGTGATGATTAATGCTATCGATCTTCAACATTTCAATACAGTTCATAAATTAGCAACAGAAATTATTTTTAAAAATCAAGAACTAAATCAAAATGCAATTCTCTTCAACAACACTAAATATGATGGCAGGGCTTCTTTTTATCTTAAGCTGATTCGTCCCTTCTATAAGGGTACTATTAAATACAGTATTTGTTATTGGTATGGTAGTACTGGAATAGCAACGATTAGTACTAGTTTTTTTCGTTTACACTTAATGTTTGCACTGCGCCTTCTTCAAGAAGGAAAAACGGAAGTTCAGCCTCTTTTGTTAATGAACAGACGCAAGGGAATAATTAGTTTGATATTTAGCAGAGCCATATTATGGCTAACTCATATTTTTGGAATTCATTTTATCAAAGGTGATACTAAAATTTTTCAAACGATTCAGTTTAATTTTAAAACACCTCTTAAAATAGACCGACCAATTATACAATTAATCGATCATGTTGAAAGACAAAAACCCTTACAATGGGGAACTTGGGAAGATATTTAG
- a CDS encoding manganese catalase family protein encodes MFYHTKKLQYFKAPERPDALYAKKIQELIGGTFGEMTVMMQYLFQGWNCRGPAKYRDMLLDIGTEEIGHVEMLATMIAHLLDKAPIQLQEEGAQDPVVGSVMGGTKARDTITDIIGAAMNPQHAIVSGLGAMPADSVGFPWNGRFIVASGNLLADFRSNLHAESQGRLQAVRMYEMTNDPGVRDTLSFMIARDTMHQNQWIAAVKELEESGLETTPVPSSFPLDLEKREFAYQFWNHSEGTESAEGRWAKGPSPDGKGEFQYIENPKPLGPEPNPPQTDPRLHGTQLSPTAGTGQVQGGNGSPLIDRTTISK; translated from the coding sequence ATGTTTTATCATACCAAGAAACTACAGTACTTTAAAGCACCAGAAAGACCAGACGCTCTTTACGCAAAAAAAATTCAGGAACTTATTGGCGGTACTTTTGGTGAGATGACCGTAATGATGCAGTACCTGTTCCAAGGTTGGAACTGTCGCGGACCTGCTAAATACCGCGATATGCTTTTGGATATCGGTACCGAAGAAATCGGTCACGTTGAAATGCTAGCTACGATGATTGCTCACTTGCTGGATAAAGCACCTATTCAATTGCAAGAAGAGGGAGCACAAGACCCAGTTGTGGGTTCAGTTATGGGTGGTACTAAAGCACGCGATACTATTACGGATATTATAGGGGCAGCAATGAATCCCCAGCACGCTATTGTCTCAGGTTTGGGCGCAATGCCTGCTGACAGTGTTGGTTTTCCTTGGAATGGTCGCTTTATCGTTGCCAGTGGTAACCTGCTAGCAGATTTCCGTTCCAATCTTCATGCTGAATCTCAAGGACGTTTGCAAGCCGTGCGAATGTACGAAATGACTAATGACCCTGGTGTTAGAGATACCTTGAGTTTCATGATTGCTCGCGATACCATGCACCAGAACCAATGGATTGCAGCTGTTAAGGAACTAGAAGAATCAGGATTGGAAACAACTCCTGTTCCCAGTTCCTTCCCACTGGATTTGGAGAAGCGCGAGTTTGCATATCAGTTCTGGAACCACTCTGAAGGTACTGAAAGTGCTGAAGGTCGCTGGGCAAAAGGTCCTTCTCCAGATGGCAAGGGTGAATTCCAGTATATTGAAAATCCCAAACCTCTCGGACCAGAACCCAATCCACCTCAAACAGATCCACGGCTCCATGGAACTCAACTCTCACCTACAGCCGGAACGGGACAAGTTCAAGGCGGAAATGGTTCTCCTTTGATCGATCGCACCACCATTAGTAAGTAA
- a CDS encoding ABC exporter membrane fusion protein, producing the protein MQNSKLKYRLSSKSVLHLFVFISIITFLLAGGISIYIVKHLQNSTKQEPQTSTTQLPKLTTVTALGWIEPKGKVIKLSATTSTEGNRVEQLLVQEGDTVKAGQVIAILDSRDRLASALKEAQEQLKVEQANLKRIQAGAQRGEIAEQEATVARLEAQRQGDINTQVATTDRLQAEVRNAVAENQRYQTLYKQGAISASQWDSKRLALETTQKNLQEAQAQLKRIQLTGLQQIEEAKAKLDRIVNVPKEDVEVAKAEVNRAIAALDRAKVNLQQAYVKSPQDGQVFQIHVRPGELISNNGIVDIGQTSQMYAIAEVYESDINKVHPGQSVQVVGDFLPIELQGTVERKSLQVRRQNVINTDPLSNIDNRVVEVYIRLDPSSSLKAANLTNMQVRAVIKL; encoded by the coding sequence GTGCAAAACTCCAAGCTAAAGTACAGATTGTCTTCTAAGTCTGTTCTACATTTATTTGTTTTTATAAGTATCATTACATTTTTATTAGCTGGTGGAATAAGTATTTATATAGTAAAACACCTTCAAAATTCTACAAAGCAAGAGCCACAGACATCAACAACACAACTCCCTAAGCTAACAACAGTAACAGCTTTAGGATGGATCGAGCCAAAAGGAAAAGTCATTAAACTCTCTGCTACCACATCTACCGAAGGAAATCGAGTAGAGCAACTGCTAGTACAGGAGGGTGACACAGTCAAAGCAGGACAGGTCATTGCAATTCTAGATAGTCGCGATCGCTTAGCAAGCGCTTTAAAAGAAGCCCAAGAACAACTAAAAGTAGAACAAGCAAACCTAAAACGCATACAAGCAGGTGCTCAACGAGGAGAAATTGCCGAACAAGAAGCCACTGTTGCTCGCTTAGAAGCACAACGCCAAGGTGATATTAACACTCAAGTTGCTACCACAGATAGATTGCAAGCTGAGGTACGCAATGCAGTAGCCGAAAACCAACGATATCAAACACTCTACAAACAAGGTGCAATTTCTGCTTCCCAATGGGATAGCAAGCGCTTAGCGTTAGAAACAACACAAAAAAATTTGCAAGAAGCACAAGCGCAATTGAAACGTATTCAATTGACCGGTCTGCAACAAATTGAAGAAGCAAAAGCAAAACTAGATCGAATCGTTAACGTGCCAAAAGAGGATGTGGAAGTCGCTAAAGCAGAAGTCAATCGTGCTATAGCAGCGCTAGATCGAGCAAAAGTCAATTTGCAACAGGCTTATGTAAAATCACCCCAAGATGGTCAGGTTTTTCAAATCCACGTCCGTCCGGGAGAATTAATATCCAATAATGGCATTGTTGATATCGGACAAACCAGCCAAATGTATGCCATAGCTGAGGTTTACGAAAGCGATATTAATAAGGTGCATCCAGGACAGTCAGTCCAGGTTGTAGGTGATTTTTTACCTATTGAATTGCAAGGAACGGTGGAACGTAAAAGTTTGCAAGTACGGCGACAGAATGTTATTAACACAGATCCTCTCAGTAATATTGACAACCGAGTGGTAGAAGTTTATATCCGACTCGATCCTTCTTCCAGCCTGAAAGCTGCCAACTTAACTAATATGCAAGTGAGGGCGGTTATTAAACTGTGA
- a CDS encoding DevA family ABC transporter ATP-binding protein produces the protein MKPVIIVQNLEHYFGKGQLRKQVLFDINLEIYAGEIIIMTGPSGSGKTTLLTLVGGLRSAQYGSLKVLGRELCGASAEQLTLARRSNGYIFQAHNLHNSLTAIQNVRMGLELHKGLSPNEMLKHSAEMLELVGLGNRLNYYPDDLSGGQKQRVAIARALVSRPKIVLADEPTAALDSKSGRDVVNLMHELAKEQGCTILLVTHDNRILDIADRIVRMEDGKLASAAVAG, from the coding sequence ATGAAACCTGTTATCATTGTCCAAAATCTAGAACACTACTTTGGGAAAGGTCAACTCCGCAAACAAGTCCTCTTTGACATCAACTTAGAAATCTACGCTGGTGAAATTATCATTATGACGGGTCCCTCTGGTTCGGGGAAAACGACTCTTTTGACCTTAGTTGGTGGATTGCGATCCGCGCAATATGGAAGTTTGAAAGTGTTAGGAAGAGAACTTTGCGGTGCAAGTGCAGAACAATTGACACTAGCTCGACGCAGTAATGGTTATATTTTTCAAGCTCACAATTTACACAATAGCTTAACAGCAATACAAAATGTAAGGATGGGTTTGGAACTGCATAAGGGTCTTTCTCCAAATGAGATGTTAAAACATTCAGCTGAAATGCTGGAGTTGGTAGGGTTGGGAAATCGCCTCAATTACTACCCGGATGACTTGTCAGGAGGACAAAAACAACGGGTTGCGATCGCCCGAGCTCTTGTGAGTCGTCCTAAAATTGTTCTAGCAGATGAACCAACCGCCGCTCTTGACAGTAAGTCAGGTCGAGATGTGGTTAACTTAATGCATGAACTTGCAAAAGAGCAAGGTTGTACTATCCTTTTGGTAACTCACGATAACCGTATTTTGGATATTGCCGATCGCATTGTTCGTATGGAAGATGGTAAGTTAGCAAGTGCTGCTGTTGCGGGGTAA